From a single Lolium rigidum isolate FL_2022 chromosome 7, APGP_CSIRO_Lrig_0.1, whole genome shotgun sequence genomic region:
- the LOC124674417 gene encoding uncharacterized protein LOC124674417 → MEFHAHQRGPSQEQLFGTAWRHVGQHQESRGHKWLPLPAKAPAVEGSLFRFAKSDRIGLEVADLLLKALYEDDCNNIADKRRQVLHCLARSPTPDAKEYTQLKLELGGLMANVGKKIKEIYDSTGYKAYLPEYFAKFPVLDE, encoded by the exons ATGGAGTTTCATGCCCACCAGCGTGGTCCCAGTCAGGAGCAGCTCTTTGGCACCGCTTGGAGACATGTCGGTCAACACCAAGAGTCCAGGGGTCACAAGTGGCTCCCTCTCCCTGCCAAGGCCCCTGCTGTG GAGGGTTCCCTCTTCAGGTTTGCAAAGTCAGATCGTATAGGTCTAGAAGTCGCTGACCTTCTTCTGAAGGCGCTGTACGAGGATGATTGCAACAACATTGCTGATAAGCGACGTCAAGTCTTACACTGTCTGGCCCGCTCTCCAACGCCTGATGCAAAGGAATATACCCAGCTTAAGCTCGAGCTTGGAGGACTGATGGCCAATGTTGGCAAGAAGATCAAGGAGATATATGATTCCACTGGCTATAAAGCATACCTCCCGGAGTACTTTGCTAAGTTCCCTGTGCTGGATGAATGA